GACCAGCTCGCGCAGGGCGCCCGCGTTGCGGTGGGCGGTCAGGGCGACGGCGCGAAAGCGGTCCGGGTGCTGGCGAAGGACGGCGCGCGCGCTCGCGCCGATGGAGCCGGTGGCCCCCAGGATGGCGACGCCCTTCATCCGTCCCTCAGTACCCCACCACGAAGCGGAAGAAGGCGTACCCCAGCGGCAGGGTGAACAGCAGCGAGTCGAAGCGGTCCAGCGCGCCCCCGTGGCCGGGAAGCAGCGTCCCCGAGTCCTTGACCCCCACGTCGCGCTTCCACAGCGACTCGGCCAGGTCGCCCAGCTGCGCGAAGACGGAGACGAGCAGGCCCAGGAGGGCGCCTTCCCAGAGGCTGGGCTGGTACGTCCAGAAGCTGGTGAGCAGGTACGCGTAGGCGATGCCGCCGATCACCCCGCCGGCGATGGCGGAGAGCGCGCCCTCCACCGTCTTTCCGGGGCTCACCCGCGGGATCAGCTTGCGCCTGCCGAACGCGCGCCCGCCGAAGTACGCGGCCGAGTCGCTGATCCAGGTAAGGAGAACAGGGGCCAGCAGCAGCGCCGGCCCGTGCAGTTCGCCGCGCAGGTCGGGCAGGTGGCGCAGGTACAGGCCGAAGCCGAGGAGCGCCGCGTACCCCGCGCCGAAGACGGTGACGGCGGTGGAGACCAGCGGCTCACCCTCCACCCCCCGCGCCCAGATGCACACGCAGGCGGCGGTGATGGCCAGCAGGACCAGGGCGATCGTCGGGAGCGGGTTGCGCACGCCCTCCTGGGGCATGGCCCCGGCGGCCAGGACGATGGCCGCGGCGCCGGCCGAGCCCAGGAAGGCCAGGGGCCGGGCGGGCTTCTTTTCCGCCATGCGGTACAGCTCGAACGCCGTCAGCCCGGCGCAGAGCGCCAGCAGCCCCGCCAGCACCCAGCCGCCCATCCACACGGCGGCCAGGGCGGGGGGAATGCCGGCGATGGCCACGCCGACGCGCTTCAGCGTTTCCGATGCCGCCACGGGAGAATCTTCAGGAAGCCAGGACGCGGCCGAACCGCCGCTCGCGCCGCTGGTAGTCCAGCAGGGCGCGGAAGAAGTGCTCGCGGCCGAAGTCCGGCCACAGCACGGGGGTCACGTACAACTCGGTGTACGCCAGCTGCCAGAGCATGAAGTTGCTGATGCGCTGCTCGCCCGAGGTGCGGATCAGCAGGTCCGGATCCGGATCCGCCGGCGTGTACAACTGCTGGCTGAACAATTCCTCGTCGATCTCGCCCGGCAGCAGCGTTCCGGCCGCGATGCGCTCCGCCAGCTTTCGCGCGGCCAGCACGATCTCCTGCCGGGCCCCGTAGCTGATGGCCAGGTTCAGGCGCATCCGCGCGCCGCCGCGGGTGTGGTCCACGATGGACTGGATGGCGG
This Longimicrobium sp. DNA region includes the following protein-coding sequences:
- a CDS encoding phosphatidate cytidylyltransferase; its protein translation is MAASETLKRVGVAIAGIPPALAAVWMGGWVLAGLLALCAGLTAFELYRMAEKKPARPLAFLGSAGAAAIVLAAGAMPQEGVRNPLPTIALVLLAITAACVCIWARGVEGEPLVSTAVTVFGAGYAALLGFGLYLRHLPDLRGELHGPALLLAPVLLTWISDSAAYFGGRAFGRRKLIPRVSPGKTVEGALSAIAGGVIGGIAYAYLLTSFWTYQPSLWEGALLGLLVSVFAQLGDLAESLWKRDVGVKDSGTLLPGHGGALDRFDSLLFTLPLGYAFFRFVVGY
- a CDS encoding isoprenyl transferase, translating into MNGTVPRHVAVIMDGNGRWARERGQPREFGHRAGMQAVRQAVEAAGDAGVEVLTLYAFSQENWGRPATEISALMGLLELYVRRERRDLKEKGIEVHCIGELDRLGPRTRAAIQSIVDHTRGGARMRLNLAISYGARQEIVLAARKLAERIAAGTLLPGEIDEELFSQQLYTPADPDPDLLIRTSGEQRISNFMLWQLAYTELYVTPVLWPDFGREHFFRALLDYQRRERRFGRVLAS